A window from Apostichopus japonicus isolate 1M-3 chromosome 2, ASM3797524v1, whole genome shotgun sequence encodes these proteins:
- the LOC139983173 gene encoding uncharacterized protein, with the protein MTRDKSQWPLGENSRHFIQLQKHMMHRLLMVVILSDREDVSPHLEGLVNCNVAIPAAWHSTVPFSPSLKSKAFLVKKMMDGFFEPQDMSKGNNSSVVKLFPLQMEAIRLYGGSVLKIYADVTKAINSKCSRARRLMKKLK; encoded by the exons ATGACGAGGGACAAATCTCAATGGCCTTTGGGGGAAAATTCCAGGCATTTTATACAGCTTCAGAAACATATGATGCATCGTTTGCTTATGGTG gtCATTTTGAGTGATAGGGAGGATGTGTCACCACATTTGGAGGGACTTGTCAACTGCAATGTTGCCATACCAGCTGCTTGGCATAGTACAGTACCCTTCTCTCCAAGTCTCAAATCTAAGGCTTTCCTTGTAAAGAAAATGATGGATGGTTTCTTTGAGCCACAAGATATGTCAAAGGGGAACAATTCATCCGTGGTAAAGCTGTTTCCCCTGCAGATGGAAGCTATTAGAT TGTATGGTGGCAGTGTACTGAAGATCTATGCTGATGTCACAAAGGCAATCAACAGCAAGTGCAGCAGAGCCAGGAGACTGATGAAGAAACTGAAGTGA